Genomic window (Prionailurus bengalensis isolate Pbe53 chromosome E3, Fcat_Pben_1.1_paternal_pri, whole genome shotgun sequence):
TGGCTGGCAGGTGTGGCTGTGGGACACTGGTTCAGGACGGGCTTCCCCGGGCTTGGCGTGGTCAGGGGGCCGACTCCCCAGAACCTTGGGATGGGGTCCGTGCTCCCCTCCCCTGATCAGCTGCAGCCTTGCACGTTGGGGTCCAAGCCAGGTCTGGGAGACCCAGGCGGCTGGGGTCTTGGGACGGGTCCTCAAGCCACCGTTAGTGGCTTTTGGTATTCTGGTCCATTCTGATGTGTGTGGCCCAGGTCAGCAGGGCTGTCATCAGAGGTGGGAGAAGgctgtgcaggggagggagccagaggggaCACTTGTCAACAATTAAGGGCCTAATTTAGGGGATGCCATCAGCCCTTGCTGTGTGTGTGACGGGAGGTAATTACGGGGCAGGGGCCtgcgggggggcaggggggctggttCAGCCGTGTGGGCAGCAGGTCCAGGCCGCTGGCCTCACGAGGACGGGGTCTGGCGTGGGCACGGTCCGGCTCTGGGAGGGGGTTGGGTAGCAGCCTATATCTGGCCACCCAAGCGCCTAGGGTGGGTGGGTCTGGTGGGGAAGGCTTGCCTGCCCTAGAGGCtccctggaggaaggggaggtcAGCCCTGGCTCCCTGGGGGCCagtccccaccctcacctccctctgctcccacccGCCCCACAGGAGCCTGATGCCACGCACCCTGGACGGGCAGATCACCCTGGAGAAGACCCCTAGCTACTTCGTGACTCGGGAGGCCCCCGGCCGCATCCACGGCATGTCCCCGGACACGAAGCTGATCGTGGTGGTGCGGAACCCTGTGACGCGGGCCATCTCCGACTATGCCCAGACGCTCTCCAAGACCCCGGGCCTGCCCAGTTTCCGTGCCCTGGCCTTCCGCCACGGCCTGGGCCCCGTGGACACGGCCTGGAGCGCCGTACGCATCGGCCTGTACGCCCAGCACCTGACCAACTGGCTGCGGCTCTTTCCCCTGTCCCGCTTTCTATTCGTCAGCGGGGAGCGCCTGGTCAGCGACCCGGCCGGGGAGGTGGGCCGCGTGCAGGACTTCCTGGGCCTCAAACGCGTGGTCACGGACAAGCACTTCTACTTCAACGCCACCAAGGGCTTCCCCTGCCTCAAGAAGGCCCAGGGGGGCAGCCGCCCCCGCTGCCTGGGCAAATCCAAGGGCCGGCCCCACCCCCGCGTG
Coding sequences:
- the HS3ST6 gene encoding heparan sulfate glucosamine 3-O-sulfotransferase 6, which codes for MAGSGGLGGGAGGGQGAGAGQGAALRVPRAPLLLAALVLGAYCLCALPGRCPPAARAPVPAPAPAEPLRAVGPRGAPGLPVASGPGRRRFPQALIVGVKKGGTRALLEFLRLHPDVRALGSEPHFFDRCYERGLAWYRSLMPRTLDGQITLEKTPSYFVTREAPGRIHGMSPDTKLIVVVRNPVTRAISDYAQTLSKTPGLPSFRALAFRHGLGPVDTAWSAVRIGLYAQHLTNWLRLFPLSRFLFVSGERLVSDPAGEVGRVQDFLGLKRVVTDKHFYFNATKGFPCLKKAQGGSRPRCLGKSKGRPHPRVPEAVVRRLRDFYRPFNRRFYQMTGQDFGWD